The sequence below is a genomic window from Bacillota bacterium.
GGTACTTCATAGCCGACATCCACCATCACCCTGGTGATGCGGTCCGGGCAGTACCTCCCGGCCAGCCGGCCGGTTGTGGCGCAGATCTCAACCAGGACGTGGACATCGTCGTTGTCAGTGGGCACGGTCCCGCGCGCAAAGATGTCGGTCACCCGGTGGTCCGGCGGGGTGAGCGGTCCCGGCTTAAGACCCGACTTGCTATCCACCGTGGCGATCACGATCCCGGGCGGTTGCGGGAAGTTCCGGACCGGTGCGCCCGCAAGCGCTTTGGTCATGACCTGGCGCCAGATCGCGGCCGGATGACCGCCGCCGACGGAACCGCGCGGCAGGGGGTCCTTGTGGTTGTCGTGGCCCATCCACACCACGCCCACCAGATTCGGAGTGTAGCCGCAGAACCAGATACTCGTTTCGCGATCGGTCGTTCCGGTCTTGCCGGCCACCGGCCGGTCGGCGAGCTGCGCTCTTCCCCCGGTGCCGCTGGTGACGGCGGTGCGCAGCATGTCGGTGATCAGGTAGGCGGTGGTCGGTTTCATCGCCTGAGTCTTCACCGGGATATGCTCCTCCAGGAGTCGGCCTCGAACGTCTTCGACCCGGGTGATCGCCGTGGGTTCAACGTACACTCCCTGATTGGCGAAGGCGCCGTAGGCACCGGCCATTTGCAGCGGCGTAACCCCGTTGGTTAGGCCGCCCAAGGCGATGGCCAGGTTGTGCCGGTCCGGTTCGAGGGTGGTGATGCCGAGTTTTCCGGCGAAGTCCACGGCACGGGACGGCGTGACCGCTTCCAGAGTTTTTACGGCCGGGATGTTTACCGAATAGGCCAGAGCGGTGCGTACGGTGAGCAGGCCCCGATAACCGCCGTCATAGTTCTTGGGGGTCCATTTCGGGTATCGGACCGGAATATCATCCAGCACGGAAGCTGGTGCCATCCCAAGGTGTTCGATGGCCGGGCCGTAGGCGATAATCGGCTTGAAGGCCGATCCGGGCTGGGGCTGGGTGCGCGTGGCGCGGTTCCACTGCCGCAACTGGGTGTGCTCCCGCCCGCCAACGATGGCCTTGATGTAACCGTTGGTCGGGTCGAGCACCACCATGGCGGCCTGGGGCTGCAAGACGCCGTTGTCGTCCCTCTTGGTCGCGGGATAGTTGTTCTCGTTGGTCAGCGCCTCTTGGGCCGCCTGCTGTATTTTGGGGTCGATCGTGGTGTAGACCCGCAGTCCTTCTTTGAAGACCTTGACCTCGCCGTACTTGTCCACCAGGATGTCGGTGACGTGGTCCACGAAATGGGGGTAAGGATAGCGCGGTGCGGGGTTGTCGCCCGTGGCCGGTCTTCCCAGTTCAATGGGCTTCGCCTTGGCCTCCTCGGCTTCTTCCCGGCTGACAAATTCGTAACGCCACATCAGGTCCAGGACGGTGTCCCGCCGGTTGACGGCCGCCTGCAGATCACGGTAGGGTGAGTAGATGGAGGGCCCTTTCGGCAATCCCGCGAGAGTGGCCGCTTCGGACAGGTCAAGTTCAGACACCGACTTGCCGAAGTAAGTCCGGGCCGCCGCTTCAATTCCGTGGGCTCCTTCGCCGAAGTAAACCCAGTTGAGGTACATCTGGAGGATCTCATCCTTGGCGTAGTGCCGTTCAACCTGGATGGCCAGAAAGGCTTCCTGGATCTTGCGTTTCAACGTTTTATCGGGGCTCAAAAAGATGTTCTTGACCAACTGCTGGGTGATGGTGCTCGCGCCCTGCTCTCCGAAGCCCCCGGTCACATTGGCCCAGACCGCGCGGGCGATGGCGCGCGGGTCCACCCCGTAGTGCTGGTAGAAACGAACGTCCTCTGCCGCCAGGAAGGCTTTCTTCACGTTCGGCGGTATGTCCTCGATATCCACGGTGATCCGGTTTTCCAGGCCGATCTCGGTTACCGGATTGCCGTGAACGTCAAAAATCAGGGTGGCGTTGTTGGGCTGCAGGGCTGCCGGGTCCCAGGTGGGAAGATCCTTCAAACTGACCACCACCAGGCCGAAGGCCGCCAAACCGCCAAGGAGCATTCCCGCGGCCACCAGTACGACAAAAAGGCGAAACCAATTCAACCGCCGTCCTTTTTCCTTCTTGCGGGGCATAACGGTCCTCCTCGCCAGTTCTTCAAACCGGCCTTGGTTACTTTTCTGCATTATATCACAAGCAATTTCCGCATTGTCACCAGGTCCGCGACAAAGGGGTCATCCTGAATAATCCATCGGGCAGGGAAAGAGGTGGGGTGAGGAGAAGGTGTCAACAGGACAAGCTAATATTTGTGGAAGACAGATACTACTGCCGGTGGGGGTTTAAAAACCGCATGTCGGAGTTGGAGAGACAACTGGAAATCATCAAAAGGGGCGCGGTCGAGATCATTCCTGAGGAGGAACTGAAGGAAAAACTCCGCCGTTCCCTGGCCGCCGGGCGGCCTCTGCAAGTCAAGCTGGGGCTTGACCCCACAGCCCCGGACATTCATCTCGGTCACACCGTGGTGCTGCACAAGCTCAGGCACTTTCAGGATTTGGGCCACCAGGTGACGTTGGTGCTCGGCGACTATACGGCCCGGGTCGGTGATCCTTCGGGCAAGACCGAAACCCGGAAGCCGCTGGCCGGGGAAGAGGTAATGGCCAACGCCCGCACCTATGAAGCCCAGGTCTTCAAGATTCTCGACCCCGACCGCACCCGGGTCCGCTTTAACAGCGAGTGGCTGGCCCCGCTGGACTTCGCCGCCGTGCTTGAACTGGCCTCCAAGTACACCGTGGCCCGCATGCTGGA
It includes:
- a CDS encoding penicillin-binding protein 1A; this translates as MPRKKEKGRRLNWFRLFVVLVAAGMLLGGLAAFGLVVVSLKDLPTWDPAALQPNNATLIFDVHGNPVTEIGLENRITVDIEDIPPNVKKAFLAAEDVRFYQHYGVDPRAIARAVWANVTGGFGEQGASTITQQLVKNIFLSPDKTLKRKIQEAFLAIQVERHYAKDEILQMYLNWVYFGEGAHGIEAAARTYFGKSVSELDLSEAATLAGLPKGPSIYSPYRDLQAAVNRRDTVLDLMWRYEFVSREEAEEAKAKPIELGRPATGDNPAPRYPYPHFVDHVTDILVDKYGEVKVFKEGLRVYTTIDPKIQQAAQEALTNENNYPATKRDDNGVLQPQAAMVVLDPTNGYIKAIVGGREHTQLRQWNRATRTQPQPGSAFKPIIAYGPAIEHLGMAPASVLDDIPVRYPKWTPKNYDGGYRGLLTVRTALAYSVNIPAVKTLEAVTPSRAVDFAGKLGITTLEPDRHNLAIALGGLTNGVTPLQMAGAYGAFANQGVYVEPTAITRVEDVRGRLLEEHIPVKTQAMKPTTAYLITDMLRTAVTSGTGGRAQLADRPVAGKTGTTDRETSIWFCGYTPNLVGVVWMGHDNHKDPLPRGSVGGGHPAAIWRQVMTKALAGAPVRNFPQPPGIVIATVDSKSGLKPGPLTPPDHRVTDIFARGTVPTDNDDVHVLVEICATTGRLAGRYCPDRITRVMVDVGYEVPETVKDYDLRVPTETCALHDRDTVFGPPPDFWPPNGGERPDQPGAAPDQPGAGAEDDELRPPVILPGSNRGRSQRVRPLVS